Genomic segment of Dromiciops gliroides isolate mDroGli1 chromosome 3, mDroGli1.pri, whole genome shotgun sequence:
gctctgatttttctcttataacatgactaatgcagaaatatgtttagtgttatatatatctgaaattggaaagcttgtataaacaaaagttgagaactatgtaacggaaaaaaattaaatactttattaattaaaaaaaaagaaaaggaaggacaaacaactacaacaaaagcAGAGAGATgtctgtgagaaatgggtaattgtctcctctcaatgtggatataacagtcagtcatactcccctgacctgtttgtaggacaaaggtctcagatcccctcctccccctcaggttagcaaggtcacatggttcaagaagccctggtctcaattaggtcctctccagagttgtgtccatataaggaagtataaggtccactcctgagttatgcccatacaagtaagaggggtgggaatactgcattccgattagctagtttttgcgcgtagcttgtaaccccaccagtgatgaaaaaggggaaggtccatttgagTTAGGGACTACGGTATAAAACAGGGTCTGCGAGCCCCCTttttgggcacccactagctgcacactagggtgcctccttctcatgagaagaaaataaagcctttgtcacctcgctgctgagttcctgagaattattgagaagaggatggatttttccctcacaatatcCTACTTGGTTCTGGTGCATCACTGAGATGACCAGGTCCTCTTCACCAGCACAGAGTCCCTGAAGTCTTTAAAAGTGCAATAAAACTtttggaggagcagctaggtggataaagcaccggccctggattcaggaggacctaaattcaaatccggacccagacacttgacacatactagctgtgtgaccctgggcaagtcacttaaccctcactgcctcaccaaaaaaaaaaaagcactctcttctttggggctCCAACTCCCAATCAACCCCTTTTGTCAAGATCTTTAAAGCTTATTGCTGCTAAGCACTGAGGCCCCAGAGAGGTGGGTGGGGCTCTAGGAAGGGAACAATAGACGTCTGGTCCTTAGAGGCTTGGGAATCCAAAGTGAAATTTGTCCCTTGAGTGCCTCCCTTTACCTGGGGGTGTGGTCAAGGTTTGGGGCAAGATCTTCCCGCCTCCCCAGCTCACCAAAGTTCAGTCAAATCTTGAGTCAGGCTTGGTATTTAAATTAGTGCAGACTTTATAAAAGAAGGAAACTCCAGATCTGGGCCTCCAGCTTTCTTTAGAGTCTCTGAGAAGCTCCTGCAGCCAGGTAAGGTGGAGTAGAGCCTTGTGGCTAAGGGTATTGGAGAAGCTGGGGGGCAGGTGAAACAGCGAGACaggctctcctctttctctgcatGTTTCTCTTCTTGGGCCACCTCATTTCGAACCACtcttagcagctcttttttttttttttggaggcaattggggttaagtgacttgcccagggtcacacagctagaaagtgttaagtgtctgaggttggatttgaacttaggtcctccggactccagggccagtgctctatccactgcgccacctagctgttcccaatatttctagcagctctttttttttttctttcgaaCTATTCTTaagattccttctttctttatgtcTGACTTCCTTCCCTGGCCCCTGCCACTCTGGggacctttccttcttctcttgcTATTTGGATTTCTGACTCTTCCCCCAAACCCTAGGCTTCTTGTCTCTTCTCTCCCGATTCACCTCAGGCTCTAGCTTTCGTcccctttcattttaaattgGCTCTTCAAATAATTCAGTTCCATAGACTTTTGAAGGCTGCCTTGATTTCTCTGCTTAAAAAGATGAATTTGGCCGCTCGCCGCTTACACAAAGTCCTTTGCCTGGAACTCAAGGCTCTCCAGCAATCTGGCTCTGGTCAACATTTTTCAGCCATATCTTACTGCTCTCTTCCTCCTGACTTCTTTAACCCGGGGCACTGTTCCCTAATCTCTCCCATATTTTCTTTTCAGGTTTCCCTTTCAGGCTTTGTTGCCATTCAGTTGTGTTGGACTTTTTGTCActccatttagtgttttcttggtaaaggtactacTGGagagggtttgccatttccttctccaggagtcattttataggtgaggaactgatgcaaacagggttaaattactggTGCAGGGTCAcactgtctgaggtcatatttgaactctggaagatgaagtcttcttgacttaaagcctggcactctgtccactgtaccatctacttGGTCTCTCTTTCTTGccaacccttcccccaccctatcactcctgccccctccccccatgtctGCCCCGGTCCCCACTACCCccccccctgccctgccccaggCCCAGCAGCTAAAATCCTTATATTCCAGGTTTGCCTCAGGTACCAGCTCCCCAAGGAGCAAGACTTCATTCTCCCATatctaatctttttcttttttttgctttgactTGACTTTGCTTGGGCCTCCTTACTGTAATTTAACTCCcttgtaataaaaaatatttgtttttatctggCTCATTAACAATGATAATCCCtagcttttttttaattaataaagtattttattttttttccattacatgtaaagatagttctcaacttttgtttatacaagctttacaatttcagatttttctccctccctcccctccctccctcctcccctagacagcaggtaatctgatataggttttatatatatatacacataataacattaatcctatttctgcgttagtcatgttataagagaaaaaatctgagcaatgatgaaaaacctcaaaatagaaaaaacaacagcatcaaaaacaaaagaaatagtatggttcattcagcatctatactccgcagttctttttttttttccttggataaTCCCTAGCTTTAATATTTCACTCTTAAAGGTCTCATTGAATACTCACATCAGCCCTGTGAGAGAGGtatttatgcccattttacagatgagcacacTCACAGATGAgggcttcagtgacttgccagTAAGTTTGTGAGGCCATATTTGCAGTCACTATTCCAAACTGCAATATTTAGCTACTTCTACTAGACCAAGCTGCCTGGGGGCTGAGTGTTTCAGCTTTATATCCCCAGGTAGAAGCACAGGGTCCTCCACACAGCCTGCATTTAACTAATGATTTTGGAATTAAATTTACTTCTAAATGTCATCATCCCATCAGCAACCCCTCCCTTTGTTGTAGGGAGGGggcattgttctttccatttttacagtttacagctaataaataaatgtcagggtcttcctgattctaggcccagagcACTCTCCAGTGTTCCACTTCGCTGCTTCATAGACCGTCCAAGCTGAGGACATAGAATATTCTCAGAATGTAAGAacaggaaggaaccttggagcACAGACTATGGAATTCCAGAGTTAAAGAGATATTAGAGAGCATGTAGTCCAATGCTTCTCctcctccattttgcagatgaggaaactgaggcccagagaggttaaaggactagAAGTCAGAGGTGATGGACAATGGCTTCAAGCTCAGGCCTAGGATTTCAGATCCAATGGTCCTGCAAATAAACCTCTGCTTGGAGAAACTCAGAAGAACAAGAGCCCAATTAAGCCTCCAGTCTCCCCCTGCAGCCAGTGACTCAACCTACAGGAATCTGGTATTCACTAGATTTGGAGCCCTGGCCTGGCTAGGCTTTGAGTCTCACCTAgctgcttgtttgttttgggttttttggcaggtcaatgatagttaaatgacttggttcCTGTGTTGTAAGATTCTAGAATTCCGATTCTCTCTTTTGCATATTACACAATTCTAAGTTTCTCACATGGGATTCTATATGACCTGTATTTAGGGCCTAGGccctagggaaggagggagagggggaggggaggaagttgtCTTGGAGGAAAGGAAAGTCTGGAGGAGGGGTACTTCTTTCCAGAACCTTGACTCATTTTTTcagttcaatttctctttttctttttttggtgaggcaattggggttaagtgacttgcccaggattacacagctagtaagtttaagtgtctgaggccggatttcaactcaggtcctcctgactccaggaggaagactctattcactgtgccacctagctgcccctcaatttctctttttcttaactAATCAGTCTGCATTCTATGATGCCTGAAGGCAAAAATTAATGGTGGTGTTATGGGTTGGGGGGGATAGGAATTACCCTTCAAACTTTGCCCCCTGAGATTGCTAGCTAACTCCCTTGGTTGGATGGCCCCTCCTTGGCCTGGCAAGCTTCTCACCTGTCAATCCCTGGTCTCCTTGGTCACCAAATCCTCAGCTCCCTACTGGGGTGAAGTGGGAGGGACGGGGGCCAGAGCCAGAGCTGCCGCTGGATCCTAAACAGGGCCTCTGAAGGTCTTCTGGCCGGCcatttttttctggaggtaggATGTCTTCtcatccctttccctcctcctctgcaTTAGAGGTTCTGTCCCActccctgaggcccagagagaagaaaggatttcCCTAGGGGTACATAGCCAGTTAGCTGCAGAGCAAGATTagaatccagttttctttttcttccaggcAAGGGCTGTAGATCCTAATCTCTGGTTGCTTTATCTCCCTAGCACCACAGATTGTTGAGGGTCAGGGAAGGACTCCAGGGAGAGCTTCAGGTGAATGGGGGTGGGTTTGGAactgaggaaagggaagggaggaaggctcTGCTGATGGAGGAGGCTATCAATAGTtcctaaaaggggttaacagaaaaacctaataccggagctctaatttagatttgagctccaagaggggctataacttacagaccccagctCTGAAaaggattaatggataacttaaaactTGAGAAACAAGTCAGGGAATGGGTTCttcttacccacattaatcaccgctcataacaagaacataaagaggcaggtcatagaaacctgaactataacaatgatacacgggatagagcaccagccctggaatcaggaggacctgagttcaaatccggcctcagacacataacacttactagctgtgtgaccttgggcaggtcacttaaccccaattgcctcactaaaaacaaacaaacaaacaaaaaccaatgatacactgacagggtatagaaattctaactgataaatgaaaatattttgaaagtaggcatgggaatgaaaaggtgacataggcagaaaaggccaaatttgtctccagatttaccttatgacatgtaaaccccaaaaaaacacctccagggaaaaaggtacctgcttcAAGGGTTGGCTCAAGCCtgcaggaactccaaattaggacaagGCCTCCCCtttacctccctaaagtggagattattataatgagactgataatcaatttatccatactaaaaatataactatctttcctttccctgttCAAGAGACACTTCCATGATactttccctgtggtcactcacagtattgcaataaaacttgggaaactgagttatgtaattcttttgggatgactcacaatcaattaaATGCATCCCACATCACTGGGAGATGAAATGGGGCAGCCCCTGCTATAGGAAGGTGctcccttcctttgttttttggtttttttagtgaggcagttggtgttaagtgagttgcccagggtcacacagctagtaagtgtcaagtatctgaggccggatttgaactcagatcctgctgactccagggctagtgctccatccactgcaccacctagctgccccaggtgctcCCTTTCTAatctccaatctacctttctgcTGGTGGTTACCAGCCATAAGCCTCTTAGACTTTACTGGATCAGACCTTAATGCAAGTTTAGATCAGTTTCCCTCAGGGAAATTGAAGCCTTTTGAGTTGggtggagataaggaggaagaaaaagtaaaattgtACTTTTCCCAAGGGAGGGAGTGCCATACACAGTTGGGGAGAACTGACTCAGTTGATTCAAGTTGGATTCCCATTTTTGACTTGCAGAAATCCATTCCCCTCTTTGGGCATCAGTTTCTTTGACTGTAAAACAAATGGGTTGGAGAAGATAATCTCTAAGGACCTAtctagttctaatattctgtgttctTAGAGCCTTTCTCTCACATTAGAAATGTtgaggtcagggcagctaggtggcacagtggatagagcaccgaccctggattcaggaggacctgagttcaaatccagcctcagacgcttaacacttactagctgtgtgaccctgggcaagtcacttaaccccaattgcctcaacagaaggaaaaaaaaaaagaaagaaagaaatgttgagGTCCCCCATAGTTCTGAAATGGAGAGTTGGCTGTGTATTCAACCAGGGTGGGTCCTAGAGCTGGAGTCAGAATTTAGGATAGAGGATTTCTAGCCCTGGGCTTTGCCCTTGATCCCAGGGGGTCATTTTATTAGGTCTCTGTGTTGAAATTGAGCATaaattggggtcagctaggtagtacagtggataaagcactggccctagattcaggaggacctcagttcaaatctagcctcagacacttgacacttactagctgtgtgaccctgggcaagtcacttaaccctcattgacccattaaaaaaaatgggtCTAAATTTCTGGTAAGTAATGGTTGGGGCTGAGGGTGGGGTAGTAGAATCCTTGTTGcttgagaggaagagagagagtaggatcaagattcccttcttcctcttctcactGGAGAAGAGCAGTAGATGAATTCACTTGATAAGGTGTCCAGAAGAGCAGAAAGTTTTGGTCAAAGGTCAGATGCCACTTTCAGGAAGATTCAATGATCTGCACTTCCTGCCCCCACACCAAATTCTGCTTTCCCAGTGCTCTTTCTCCCTCCTACACTCCCaagtcccttctttctcccttgatTAATAATGCCCTACCCTTTCCATCCCAGTTATCGAAGACTCCTTTCTCACAAACTAGGAGTCTTTCATCTAAGGtatatgaacttaaaaaaaattcagaattactgatttcctttgtcatcttatgtatttgattttatgcatCGAAGGGCATTATTCTGcagagtccataggctttactagaCTACCAAAGAGGTCTGTGTGACTCTAAGGTTAAGACCTTAACCTTAGATGCATTCTAgaccttccccatccccacccccaggatTCTTACTTGTCATTgcaggtacctttttttttttcttctggggaatgagggttaagtgacttgtccagggtttacacagctagtaagtgtcaagtgttttagaccagatttgaactcaggttcttctgaatccagggccattgctttatctactgtgccacctagctgccccctgtaggtACCTTTAGTCATGACttgccctcctcctccttctgtctctccctttcctctgatTCCTGGTCCCACCCTCCCTCAACCTGTAACTTCCCCTTCCCTTGGGCTCCATGTCCCTCAGACCATGACTCAACTAGGATGGGGGTTGCTGTTCCTGGGCCTCATGGCCATGGCTAAAGGACTTCGGAAAGGGAATGATCTGCTCAATGTCTGCATGGATTCTAAGCACCACAAGTTCCAGCCTGGCCCAGAAGATGTCCTTCATAACCAGGTAACAAACATGCAGGGAAGAAAATACCTGGACCTAGGGGGACCATAgtatcaattttgttttgtttttgggttttttttggcaaggcaattggggttaagtgacttgcccagggtcacacagctagtaagtgtcaaatgtctgaggccagatttgaattcaggtactcctgaatccagggccggtgctttatccactgtgccacctagctgcccccatagtatcAATTTTGAATGAAAGATCAGGCTAGGGGTTGGGCAAGAGGGGATAGGTAGCACTGCACATCCCTAATTTAGGAACAGGAGTGTCCTTTACAATAGCTCTTATcgtcaatttaaaaatttttttggcagggcaatgagggttaaataacttgcccagggtcacacaactagtaagtatcaagtgtctgaggccagatttgagctcagatcctgaatttagggctggtgttttatccactgtgccacctagcttcccttttttttttttttaagtgaggcaattggggttaagtgacttgcccaggatcacacagctagtaagtgttaagtgtctgaggctggatttgaattcaggtcctcctgactccagggccggtgctctatccaccgcaccaccaagctgccccttagCTTCCCATTTTACTATCAACTGGACAGTTCGTAAAGTTTCCTTACAACAGCAATAACCACCTAAGGAGAGAAGATAgtatattttacagattaggaaattgagactcaagagaggtaaaatgataagttcagaatcagatcccTGGTAAGTGGTCATGCTGGGACTACTCTACATTTCAGGGTCATAGAAAGTTTCATAGAATCCCATAGAACTAGGAGTGACCTTTAATGCACtgcattcaacaaatattgtgAAGATTGATGGGCTTGGGACTGGGAAACTAGGGGAAGAATTGACATAATCCTGTTCAGAGCTTTCCATCAATTGGAGAGAATAGAGATACACAAATAAATCAGTTGCAAAGGGGAGGAAGTTAAGGGCAGCGAGATTCAGACAAAGTGCTAGAGAAATATGAGGAGacagatcatttaaaaatcatcttaagggggggcagctaggtggcacagtggatagagcactggccctggagtcaggaggacctgagttcaaatctagcctctgacacttaacacttgctagctgtgtgaccctgggcaagtcacttaaccccaattgcctcacacacacacacaaaaatcatcttaagaggggcagctaggtggcgcagtggacaaagcactggccctggattcaggaggacctgagttcaaatccagcctcatacacttgacactagctgtgtgaccctgggcaagttacttaaccctcattgccctgcaaaaaaaaaaaaaatcatcttaaaaTTAAGTTTGTTCCCCAATAAACAAAGGTGCATTTTAATCTCCATAGTCCcatcattggaaaaaacaagTCCAAAGATCTTAAAAGAAATaggtatagtcaagcaaaatatagCCCTATGGGCCTTATCAAGAAAAACATGTCTTATTTGCTCTGTCCATCATTGGTCCTCTAGAATTGGTGGGTGCTAGGTAACAGTTCCTGGGATACCAAGAGAAAGCAAGACAAttacctgccctcaagatgcCTGTTGGTTGAATGATTGGTTCTCCcatgaagaccaaaatgacattccCTATGTTGGGGAcaaggtacagtgtgtttgaCTGTCTGGAAAGTCAGACCAATAGGATCTGAGAGGCTCTTGCACAGGTCAGGGACAAATAGTCTGTGTATTCTATCTATAAACAGACAACAATAActaaagggattttgaagagggaaagaagacaaGAATTTCAAGGCTAGGGTGACTATTGACTGGATTGAATTTTTCAGGCTGACTTAGGTTCTGAGCTAAGTAGGTGATGTCTAATGGCTCTGGCTTTGGTAGAGGCAACATGATAATAGACAGAGTCTTGGTCTCCTGGTCCTAAGGTTTGTGTTTGCATTTTGGTTCTGAAAGTATGTGCAGAAGCTTGGGCTAGTCATTCATCTCTCTAGGTGCCCATTATTGTGTGGAAAGCCTTTGGTAAATGTTCAAGTGCTTTAGAAATGGGAGTTTCTGCCCAACTCCTCAGCCCTGTGTTGTTTCCCTACCTTCCAGTGTAGCCCATGGAAGAAGAGAGCCTGCTGCACAGCAAACAGCAGTGTTGCCATTCACAAAGATGATGCCTCCTCCCTGTACAGCTTCAACTATAACCACTGCGGGATGATGACCCCAGCCTGCAAACGCCACTTTATCCAGGACACATGTCTCTATGAGTGTTCCCCCAACCTAGGACCCTGGATCCAGCCGGTAGGTAACTGAGGGGGAACAGGACTTCTACCCTTCTATGCCAGTGCTAAGAGTTTGAAAACTGATGTTCTCTCTCCCCAACCAAGGTGGCCTCAAGTTGGAGGAAGGAACGGATTCTGAATGTTCCCCTGTGCATGGAGGATTGTAACCAGTGGTGGGAGGACTGTCAAACTTCATACACCTGCAAAGAGAACTGGCAGAAAGGTTGGAATTGGACTTCAGGTGAGGCTCAGGCTCCCCCTGAGGCTAGGGGGAAGGTGATAGACTCTAGGGTAAGAGTGGAGACTATACCTCCCTGACTTggcagaagggaggagaggggtgggctatgggtgtggaacattataTAAAGTCTGTTTGATGGGCTGGTTAGTTCTGTTgaactccaccccaccccctgaccCCCACCTTCAAATTTGTTTGCTATAATTTATGGCTttcaggatgggggagaggagCTTAAGAGATTTGGGAAAATGTAGTTgatataaaaagaagataaagtgGAGGGCTAGGGTATGGAACCTGGGGAAAACCTTGACCCTCAGGTTAGGCACTGGGATTTGGTATTAAGTATAGGAATTTAGCATACTTTGAGTAGAGATATAGGTAAGTGGGGACCTGGGGCAAAGACCAGTGGGTAGAGAGGGGGCTGGCTACAATTTGTATTTGTGGGTCTGCATTCAGGAGCTGAGGGTATAGGATGTGACAGTTGGGGTGGGAGAGGCTCTAGACATACACTTAAGAGCCAGGGATTTGGGTTTAGCAATCAGAGTTGATCATGTGGAGAAGTGAGCAGGCAAAGCCTGGAAGTTAGGGTTGAAGGCTGGTGGGAAGGTAGATCCAGGGTTATGGGGGAGCCACAAGGCTGATATTCTTCATTTCCATTCCATAGGGATTAACGAGTGCCCAACTAAGGCTGCCTGCCACCCTTTCCCATTTTACTTCCCAACACCAGCCTCCCTATGTGAGAATATTTGGAATCATTCTTACAGAGTAAGCTCTTTTAGTCGGGGCAGTGGCAAATGTATCCAGATGTGGTTTGATCCAGCCCAGGGAAACCCCAATGAAGCTGTGGCTAAATACTATgcttttggctctgccccaggcATCTTCAGTTGGAAGGCCAGTTTCCCCTTCTTGATTTTGACACTGCTGTTGCTTCTCTGGGCTTAACCCTCATCAGCAAAGAAATCTCACCAATCTACATGTAAAACCATAGCCAAAATTACTCCCAGTGTGAGACCCTTGGACTCCAGTTTCCTGACACAGCCTGACACAGCCTGGCTCTCCTGAAACCCT
This window contains:
- the LOC122749842 gene encoding folate receptor alpha-like; translated protein: MTQLGWGLLFLGLMAMAKGLRKGNDLLNVCMDSKHHKFQPGPEDVLHNQCSPWKKRACCTANSSVAIHKDDASSLYSFNYNHCGMMTPACKRHFIQDTCLYECSPNLGPWIQPVASSWRKERILNVPLCMEDCNQWWEDCQTSYTCKENWQKGWNWTSGINECPTKAACHPFPFYFPTPASLCENIWNHSYRVSSFSRGSGKCIQMWFDPAQGNPNEAVAKYYAFGSAPGIFSWKASFPFLILTLLLLLWA